In Horticoccus luteus, the following proteins share a genomic window:
- a CDS encoding thioredoxin domain-containing protein: MANALAHEKSPYLLQHAENPVDWQPWGEGAFARARAEQKPIFLSIGYSTCHWCHVMAHESFEDAEIAGVLNTHFVPVKVDREERPDVDKIYMTYVQAVTGHGGWPLSAWLTPELKPFFGGTYFPREDRAGRPGFASVLRAIAHGWQHDREKLVAESERVIDALRTRLSEDQTGAAAERELADAASDAFEKGFQYFHENFDGARGGFGGAPKFPRAGNVMFLLRCAALQGRESEVGRAAIDMAATTLGAMARGGIHDHVGGGFHRYAVDEDWQVPHFEKMLYDQAQIALNALETWQATGDERHAWLARDIFDYVRRELASREGAFYSAEDADSLREAGGTEHAEGAFYVWTAEELRRALGEDYALVAAHFGVEEKGNVPAARDPQGEFAGRNILAQQRSLARTATQLGLPLQAASDRLAAALERLRAVRAARPRPQRDDKVIAAWNGLMIAALARAAVTPAESLRDQRAFYRAAAVRAAEFLRRELWDEAQGVLYRSWRGARGAAAGFAEDYAAVIQAALDLYAATFEVRWLEWAERLQTRMDELFWDEAGGGYFNSAAGAADLVLRLKEDYDGAEPAPASVAAMNLLRLAGLLEREDWRARGRATIEALRGQWSKAPHALPQLLCALELALEPPRHVVLAGEPGAADFEALADVVHGQLRAQRLVAGVTTATREWWGRRAPWMAEMKPIEGRATAYVCEAFACQAPVRTAVDLGNLLAR; this comes from the coding sequence ATGGCCAACGCACTCGCGCACGAGAAATCACCTTATTTGCTGCAACACGCGGAGAACCCCGTGGACTGGCAACCGTGGGGCGAGGGCGCGTTTGCGCGGGCGCGCGCGGAGCAGAAACCGATTTTCCTGAGCATCGGTTATTCGACGTGTCACTGGTGCCATGTGATGGCGCATGAGTCGTTCGAAGACGCGGAGATCGCGGGGGTGTTGAACACGCATTTCGTGCCGGTGAAGGTCGATCGCGAGGAGCGGCCGGACGTGGACAAGATTTACATGACTTACGTGCAAGCGGTGACGGGTCACGGCGGCTGGCCGCTGTCGGCGTGGCTCACGCCGGAATTGAAACCGTTTTTCGGCGGCACGTATTTTCCGCGGGAGGATCGTGCAGGGCGGCCGGGGTTTGCGTCGGTCTTGCGAGCGATCGCGCACGGATGGCAGCACGATCGGGAGAAACTCGTCGCCGAAAGCGAGCGGGTGATCGACGCGTTGCGCACGCGCTTGAGTGAAGATCAGACGGGGGCGGCGGCGGAGCGGGAGCTGGCGGACGCGGCGAGCGATGCGTTTGAGAAGGGCTTTCAGTATTTCCACGAGAATTTCGATGGCGCGCGGGGTGGTTTTGGCGGAGCGCCGAAATTTCCACGCGCGGGCAATGTCATGTTTTTGCTGCGCTGCGCAGCGTTGCAGGGGCGGGAGAGCGAAGTCGGGCGGGCGGCGATCGACATGGCGGCGACGACCCTGGGGGCGATGGCGCGCGGCGGGATTCACGATCACGTGGGCGGCGGGTTTCATCGTTATGCGGTGGATGAAGACTGGCAGGTGCCGCACTTCGAAAAAATGCTTTATGACCAGGCGCAGATCGCGCTGAACGCGCTGGAGACCTGGCAGGCGACGGGCGACGAGCGGCACGCGTGGCTGGCGCGGGATATTTTCGATTATGTGAGGCGCGAACTGGCGTCGCGGGAGGGGGCATTCTATTCGGCGGAGGACGCGGATTCGTTGCGCGAGGCGGGTGGCACGGAGCACGCGGAAGGCGCGTTTTATGTGTGGACGGCGGAGGAGTTGCGGCGAGCGCTGGGGGAGGATTATGCACTGGTGGCGGCGCATTTTGGCGTGGAGGAGAAGGGCAACGTGCCGGCGGCGCGCGATCCGCAGGGGGAGTTCGCGGGGCGGAATATTCTCGCGCAGCAGCGCTCTCTCGCGAGGACGGCGACGCAGTTGGGGTTGCCGCTGCAGGCGGCGAGTGACCGGCTCGCAGCGGCGTTGGAGCGGCTGCGGGCGGTGCGAGCGGCGCGACCGCGGCCGCAGCGCGATGACAAGGTGATCGCGGCGTGGAACGGCCTGATGATCGCGGCACTGGCGCGGGCGGCGGTGACGCCGGCAGAATCGTTGCGCGACCAGCGGGCGTTTTATCGCGCGGCGGCGGTGCGGGCGGCGGAATTTCTCAGACGCGAACTGTGGGACGAGGCGCAGGGCGTGCTGTATCGGAGCTGGCGGGGAGCACGCGGCGCGGCGGCGGGTTTTGCGGAGGATTATGCCGCGGTGATTCAGGCGGCGCTGGATTTATACGCGGCGACCTTCGAGGTGCGCTGGCTGGAGTGGGCGGAGCGGCTGCAGACGCGGATGGATGAATTGTTTTGGGATGAGGCGGGCGGCGGGTATTTTAATTCGGCGGCGGGCGCGGCGGATCTCGTGCTGCGTTTGAAGGAGGATTACGACGGTGCGGAGCCGGCGCCGGCGAGCGTGGCGGCGATGAATTTGCTGCGGCTGGCGGGTCTGTTGGAGCGAGAGGATTGGCGCGCGCGCGGGCGGGCGACGATCGAGGCGTTGCGCGGCCAGTGGTCGAAAGCGCCGCACGCGTTGCCGCAGTTGCTGTGCGCGCTGGAACTGGCGTTGGAGCCGCCGCGGCATGTCGTGCTGGCGGGCGAGCCGGGCGCGGCGGATTTCGAGGCGCTGGCCGACGTGGTGCACGGTCAGTTGCGCGCGCAACGATTGGTGGCGGGCGTGACGACGGCGACGCGGGAATGGTGGGGTCGACGCGCGCCGTGGATGGCGGAAATGAAGCCGATCGAAGGGCGGGCGACCGCCTATGTTTGCGAGGCGTTTGCGTGTCAGGCGCCCGTGAGGACCGCAGTGGACTTGGGTAACCTGTTGGCGCGCTAA
- a CDS encoding OsmC family protein, with amino-acid sequence MKRHLYTTHLQWTGNDGAGTADYRSYRRDHVVGGAGKSPIAASSDPAFRGDPARHNPEEMLVGSLSSCHMLWYLHLCAVGGIVVTHYCDDAAGYMDEAADGGGAFVQVTLRPTVTIAEGSDAVRAHALHEEAHRFCFIARSVNFPVEIEPTIKVTRSEGE; translated from the coding sequence GTGAAAAGACACCTTTACACAACGCACTTGCAGTGGACGGGCAATGACGGGGCGGGCACAGCAGATTACCGCAGTTACCGCCGGGACCATGTCGTCGGTGGAGCGGGCAAGTCGCCGATTGCGGCGTCGAGCGATCCTGCGTTTCGCGGCGATCCGGCGCGGCACAATCCTGAGGAGATGCTGGTGGGGAGTCTTTCGAGCTGCCACATGCTCTGGTATCTGCACCTGTGTGCGGTCGGCGGGATCGTGGTCACGCACTACTGCGATGACGCGGCCGGCTACATGGACGAAGCGGCGGACGGCGGCGGGGCATTTGTGCAAGTGACCCTGCGGCCCACGGTAACGATCGCGGAAGGGAGCGACGCCGTGCGGGCGCATGCGTTGCACGAGGAGGCGCATCGATTCTGTTTCATAGCGCGTTCGGTCAATTTCCCCGTGGAAATAGAGCCGACGATCAAAGTGACGCGGTCGGAGGGAGAGTGA
- a CDS encoding deoxyhypusine synthase family protein: MKAKKAKVKPEAVNAALAAKKGPVSQFVAHNYRHFNAAALMDAAKGYEAHLKAGGKMLVTIAGAMSTAELGISLAEMIRQDKIHAIVCTGANLEEDIFNLVAHDYYERVPHYRHLTSEDEQALLERHMNRVTDTCIPEMEAMRRIEAAVLEEWVAADKAGERYFPHEFMYKVLRSGKLKKSYQIDPKHSWMLAACEKNLPIIVPGWEDATLGNMFAGHVISGDVKNVHTVRTGIEYMMWLAEWYTKTAKTLRNGEGSIGFFQIGGGIAGDFPICVVPMLHQDLQRTNVPLWGYFCQISDSTTSYGSYSGAVPNEKITWGKLGSKTPKYIVESDATIVAPLVFAWVLGQ; encoded by the coding sequence ATGAAAGCCAAGAAAGCCAAAGTGAAACCGGAAGCCGTGAATGCCGCCCTTGCCGCCAAGAAGGGGCCGGTGTCGCAATTCGTAGCCCACAACTACCGGCACTTTAACGCGGCCGCGTTGATGGATGCGGCGAAAGGCTACGAGGCGCATCTGAAGGCGGGCGGGAAAATGCTCGTGACGATCGCCGGGGCGATGTCGACGGCCGAGTTGGGCATCTCGCTCGCGGAGATGATCCGGCAGGACAAGATCCATGCGATCGTCTGCACGGGCGCGAATCTCGAGGAGGATATTTTCAACCTGGTCGCGCACGATTATTACGAGCGCGTGCCGCATTACCGTCACCTCACCTCGGAAGACGAGCAGGCGTTGCTGGAGCGGCACATGAACCGCGTGACGGATACGTGCATACCCGAGATGGAAGCGATGCGCCGGATCGAGGCGGCGGTGTTGGAGGAGTGGGTGGCCGCGGACAAGGCGGGCGAGCGGTATTTCCCGCACGAGTTCATGTATAAGGTGCTGCGTTCGGGAAAGCTCAAGAAGAGCTACCAGATCGATCCGAAGCACTCGTGGATGCTGGCGGCGTGCGAGAAAAACCTGCCGATCATCGTGCCGGGTTGGGAAGACGCGACGCTGGGCAACATGTTTGCCGGCCACGTGATCAGCGGCGACGTGAAGAACGTGCACACGGTGCGCACCGGCATCGAATACATGATGTGGCTGGCGGAATGGTATACGAAGACGGCGAAGACGCTGCGCAACGGCGAAGGCTCGATCGGATTTTTCCAGATCGGCGGCGGCATCGCGGGTGATTTTCCGATCTGCGTGGTGCCGATGCTCCACCAGGATTTGCAGCGCACGAATGTGCCGCTGTGGGGCTATTTCTGCCAGATCAGCGATTCGACGACGAGCTACGGCAGCTACTCGGGCGCGGTGCCCAACGAGAAGATCACGTGGGGCAAACTTGGCTCGAAGACGCCGAAATATATTGTCGAGAGCGATGCGACGATCGTCGCGCCGCTGGTGTTTGCGTGGGTGCTGGGGCAGTAA
- a CDS encoding DMT family transporter — protein MFAAFLAAFFFALNATCATHSVRASGALRANLGRLVVAAVVLGLFAHTLGRGFASASVPWFFLSGVIGMGLGDLGVYGALPLLGSRLTVLMTQCLAAPIAALGEWWWLGTRLTVTQMFWGLLILASVAIALTPSKRHPPRVKIRPLGFLFGLLAAAGQGLGALVSRKGVTVADAAGEAAHAASFGLTAAYYRILAGLAFVALWFVVLRLLHRLPAAPAPQARSNLLGYTFPAARLWILINGFVGPVLGVGCYQWALATAPSGLVLPIAATAPLLAIPIAYFFEGDRPPRRAIFGGVLAVAGCIALTAAR, from the coding sequence ATGTTCGCCGCCTTCCTCGCCGCGTTCTTCTTTGCGCTCAACGCCACCTGCGCCACCCACAGCGTGCGGGCGAGCGGCGCGCTGCGCGCCAACCTCGGCCGGCTCGTCGTCGCGGCGGTCGTCCTCGGCCTCTTCGCCCACACGCTCGGTCGCGGTTTCGCCAGCGCGAGCGTGCCGTGGTTTTTTCTGAGCGGCGTCATCGGCATGGGCCTGGGCGACCTCGGCGTTTACGGCGCGCTGCCCCTCCTCGGGTCGCGTCTCACCGTGCTCATGACCCAGTGCCTCGCCGCGCCGATCGCCGCCCTCGGCGAATGGTGGTGGCTCGGCACCCGCCTCACCGTCACGCAAATGTTCTGGGGGCTCCTCATCCTCGCGAGCGTCGCCATCGCCCTCACCCCCAGTAAACGCCACCCGCCTCGCGTGAAAATCCGCCCGCTAGGTTTTCTCTTCGGCCTTCTCGCCGCGGCTGGCCAAGGCCTCGGCGCCCTCGTCAGCCGCAAAGGCGTGACCGTTGCCGACGCCGCCGGCGAAGCCGCCCACGCCGCCAGTTTCGGCCTCACCGCCGCTTACTACCGCATCCTCGCCGGCCTCGCTTTCGTCGCCCTTTGGTTCGTCGTCCTCCGCCTCCTCCACCGCCTTCCCGCCGCACCCGCACCGCAGGCCCGTTCTAATCTATTGGGTTACACCTTTCCCGCCGCGCGACTTTGGATTTTGATCAACGGCTTCGTCGGTCCCGTGCTCGGCGTCGGGTGCTATCAGTGGGCGCTGGCGACCGCGCCGAGCGGCCTCGTCCTCCCCATCGCCGCCACCGCCCCGCTCCTCGCCATCCCCATCGCCTATTTTTTCGAGGGCGACCGACCCCCACGCCGCGCGATTTTCGGCGGCGTCCTCGCCGTGGCCGGTTGCATCGCGCTCACCGCCGCGCGTTGA
- a CDS encoding ABC-F family ATP-binding cassette domain-containing protein, translated as MLTIADVSKSYGTRELFAEVSLFIARTDRLGLVGANGAGKSTLFNLILGEERPDTGTIEWERGADFGFLPQESAPAGEETILHIATSGKKLEPDEDDWDIDYTLEPRARKILAGLGFKEGDADKVAKTFSGGWVMRAHLARLLVAEPALLLLDEPTNHLDLEALLWFQDYLTRYPGGLVVISHDRAFLNALCTGMLELRAQRLHYYHGNYDSFLNEKEERKAQQAALFKNQQREIAHLQKFVDRFGAKASMASRAKSKEKQIERLQDVAVEEPMEELKRINFKFPQPPRSGLKVIDLEHVQQAYGDHVVYRDLNFTAERGQRIVLVGPNGAGKSTLLKILAGVLDIQGGTRELGSNVVPGYFAQNRLDNLKPDLTVFENVMELRTNENQLTEQQARAILGAFLFRKDDVHKPIGVLSGGEKSRLALARLLVKPPNLLLMDEPTTHLDIQSIDALINALKNYEGTLIFISHDVHFIRALALNVLHVHSGRLTAYAGDYDYYLEKSKASDARAALTAGFTDARPKQDKKAASPAEAKSTAAAASPKFSAGEIRKFREHVGQLEKAVVTLETRQADLTAELEDPATYADKGKFHHLNLELSALVDQISAATSTWEEAATKLTAMENA; from the coding sequence ATGCTGACAATCGCCGACGTTTCCAAGTCCTACGGCACCCGCGAGCTCTTCGCGGAGGTCTCGCTTTTCATTGCCCGCACCGACCGTCTCGGCCTCGTGGGCGCCAATGGCGCCGGGAAATCCACGCTCTTCAACCTCATCCTCGGCGAGGAGCGGCCCGACACCGGCACGATCGAATGGGAACGCGGCGCCGACTTCGGTTTCCTCCCGCAGGAAAGCGCGCCCGCCGGCGAAGAGACTATTCTCCACATCGCCACCAGCGGCAAAAAACTCGAACCCGACGAAGACGATTGGGACATCGACTATACCCTCGAACCGCGCGCCCGCAAAATTCTCGCCGGCCTCGGTTTCAAGGAAGGCGATGCCGACAAGGTCGCCAAGACCTTCTCCGGCGGCTGGGTCATGCGCGCGCATCTCGCCCGCCTTCTCGTCGCCGAGCCCGCGCTTCTGCTCCTCGACGAACCGACCAACCATCTCGATCTCGAAGCGCTCCTCTGGTTTCAAGACTACCTCACGCGTTATCCCGGCGGCCTCGTCGTCATCTCCCACGATCGCGCCTTTCTCAACGCCCTCTGCACCGGCATGCTCGAACTGCGCGCGCAACGCCTGCATTATTACCACGGCAACTACGATTCCTTCCTCAACGAAAAAGAGGAGCGCAAGGCGCAGCAGGCCGCCCTCTTCAAAAACCAGCAGCGCGAAATCGCCCATCTTCAGAAATTCGTCGACCGCTTCGGGGCCAAGGCCTCCATGGCCTCGCGCGCCAAGTCCAAAGAGAAACAGATCGAGCGCCTCCAGGACGTCGCCGTCGAAGAACCGATGGAGGAACTGAAGCGCATCAACTTCAAGTTTCCCCAGCCGCCGCGCTCCGGCCTCAAAGTCATCGACCTCGAACACGTCCAGCAGGCCTACGGCGACCACGTCGTGTATCGCGACCTCAACTTCACCGCCGAACGCGGCCAGCGCATCGTGCTCGTCGGCCCCAACGGCGCCGGCAAATCCACGCTCCTCAAAATCCTCGCCGGCGTGCTCGATATCCAAGGAGGCACCCGCGAGCTCGGCAGCAATGTCGTCCCCGGCTACTTCGCGCAAAACCGCCTCGATAACCTCAAGCCCGACCTCACCGTTTTCGAAAACGTGATGGAGCTGCGCACGAACGAAAACCAGCTCACCGAGCAGCAGGCGCGCGCCATCCTCGGCGCCTTTCTCTTCCGCAAAGACGACGTCCATAAACCCATCGGCGTCCTCTCCGGCGGCGAAAAATCCCGCCTCGCCCTCGCCCGCCTCCTCGTCAAGCCGCCCAACCTGCTGCTCATGGACGAGCCGACGACCCACCTCGACATCCAGTCGATCGATGCACTGATCAACGCCCTCAAAAACTACGAAGGCACGCTCATCTTCATCAGCCACGACGTGCATTTCATCCGCGCGCTCGCACTCAACGTGCTCCACGTGCACAGCGGCCGGCTCACCGCCTACGCGGGCGATTACGATTACTACCTCGAGAAATCGAAAGCGAGCGATGCCCGCGCCGCGCTCACCGCCGGCTTCACCGACGCGCGCCCGAAACAGGACAAAAAAGCCGCTTCCCCGGCCGAGGCGAAGTCCACCGCTGCCGCCGCCAGCCCGAAATTTTCCGCCGGCGAAATTCGCAAATTTCGCGAACACGTCGGCCAGTTGGAAAAAGCCGTGGTCACGTTGGAAACCCGCCAGGCCGACCTCACCGCGGAGTTGGAAGATCCGGCGACCTATGCCGACAAAGGCAAGTTTCACCATCTCAACCTCGAACTCAGCGCCCTCGTCGACCAAATCTCCGCCGCCACATCGACGTGGGAAGAAGCCGCCACGAAGCTGACCGCGATGGAGAACGCGTAA
- a CDS encoding thymidine phosphorylase produces the protein MFPQHVIARKRDGHALTRDEINAFVRGATDGSWADYQLSALLMAIFLRGMTPEETAHYTDAMMRSGTVADLTAVRGVKVDKHSTGGVGDKVSIPLAPMVVACGVPVPMISGRGLGHSGGTLDKLESIPGFRTDLSLDAYCAQVAKLGCALIGQTKDLAPADKKLYALRDVTATVECIPLICGSILSKKLAEGIDALVLDVKFGRGAFMKTKAEARRLAESLVSVGRAGGKNVRALLTAMEQPLGHAVGNALEVAESIACLRGEGPADLMEVTFALGEQMLVLGGVARTEAEARGKLEGVIASGAALAKFREIVAAQGGEAGAIDDPSRLPQARLQRAIAAAGDGYVQEVDAMGVALAALRLGAGRAKADDRVDPAVGVSALAKIGERVSAGAPLCIVHANDEQALSEVSAMLTRAIVIGEAKVAAPKLIEELIR, from the coding sequence ATGTTTCCCCAACATGTGATCGCGCGGAAGCGCGATGGGCACGCGCTGACGCGCGACGAGATCAACGCTTTCGTGCGCGGTGCGACCGATGGTTCGTGGGCGGATTATCAGCTCAGTGCGTTGTTGATGGCGATTTTCCTGCGCGGGATGACACCGGAGGAAACCGCGCATTACACGGATGCCATGATGCGTTCCGGCACGGTCGCGGATCTCACCGCGGTCCGCGGAGTGAAAGTGGACAAGCACTCGACCGGCGGCGTGGGCGACAAAGTTTCCATTCCACTCGCGCCCATGGTCGTCGCGTGCGGGGTGCCGGTGCCGATGATCAGCGGGCGCGGCCTCGGGCACTCGGGCGGGACGCTCGACAAGCTGGAATCGATCCCGGGTTTCCGGACGGATCTATCGCTCGACGCTTACTGCGCGCAGGTGGCGAAGCTCGGCTGTGCTTTGATCGGCCAGACCAAGGATCTGGCGCCGGCCGACAAGAAGCTTTACGCGCTGCGGGACGTGACCGCCACGGTGGAATGCATTCCGCTGATTTGCGGTTCCATCCTCTCAAAGAAACTCGCCGAGGGCATCGACGCGCTCGTGCTCGATGTGAAGTTCGGGCGGGGTGCGTTCATGAAAACGAAGGCGGAGGCGCGGCGGCTGGCGGAATCGTTGGTGAGCGTGGGCCGGGCGGGCGGAAAAAACGTGCGCGCCCTCCTGACCGCGATGGAACAGCCGCTGGGGCATGCGGTGGGCAACGCGTTGGAAGTCGCCGAGTCGATCGCCTGCCTGCGGGGCGAGGGGCCGGCGGATTTGATGGAGGTGACGTTCGCGCTCGGTGAGCAGATGTTGGTGCTGGGCGGGGTGGCGCGGACGGAAGCGGAAGCGCGCGGGAAGCTGGAAGGGGTGATTGCGAGCGGCGCGGCGCTGGCGAAGTTTCGCGAGATTGTGGCGGCGCAGGGCGGCGAGGCGGGCGCAATCGATGATCCGTCGCGGCTGCCACAGGCAAGGTTGCAGCGGGCGATCGCCGCGGCGGGCGACGGTTATGTGCAGGAAGTAGACGCGATGGGCGTCGCGCTGGCGGCGCTTCGTCTCGGTGCAGGCCGGGCCAAGGCGGACGATCGGGTGGATCCGGCGGTGGGGGTGAGCGCGTTGGCGAAGATCGGCGAACGGGTGAGCGCGGGCGCGCCCTTGTGTATCGTCCACGCGAACGACGAGCAGGCGCTGAGCGAGGTATCGGCCATGCTCACACGCGCGATCGTCATCGGCGAGGCGAAGGTCGCGGCGCCGAAATTGATCGAAGAGTTGATTCGCTGA
- a CDS encoding ABC transporter permease — translation MNVHNIFTVYRKELIDALRDRRTLLSTIIIPVLVIPLLTFGVGKIASSVINKARAETPAIAVLGGADSPEVVAQFKSAKSLKVVPAAPDWKQQITDKRLRAAVQLPEGFEAGLKRGEAPAVAIYYYEGELKSQLGVSEVENFLRTLRDQTAVERLKERGLPASLVKPFDFKRENVAPPEKVGGNMFGGIVPYLIIILCFTGAMYPAIDLTAGEKERGTMETLLCSPVARVEIVLGKFLMVLTGSISAMVFMLLSLGTTAMMAGTLFAGAGAKAAAGAVKSNAVIPMIDPLGLVGVLAMVLPVAVLFSAVIFTVALFAKSYKEAQSYVAPMMIVVIMPAVIGMLPGIDLNAQLALVPLLNLSLVCKEMLSGIWHWHYIALIFGSSCVYAGVALAVAVRMFNRESVIFRS, via the coding sequence ATGAACGTCCACAACATCTTCACGGTTTACCGGAAGGAACTCATCGATGCGCTGCGCGACCGGCGGACGTTGTTGTCGACGATCATCATCCCGGTGCTGGTGATCCCGTTGCTGACGTTTGGCGTGGGTAAGATCGCGTCGAGCGTGATCAACAAGGCCCGGGCCGAGACTCCAGCCATCGCCGTGCTCGGCGGCGCAGATTCGCCGGAAGTCGTGGCGCAATTCAAGTCGGCGAAAAGCCTCAAGGTCGTCCCGGCGGCGCCGGATTGGAAGCAGCAGATCACGGACAAGAGGCTGCGGGCGGCGGTGCAATTGCCGGAGGGTTTTGAGGCCGGTTTGAAACGCGGCGAGGCGCCGGCGGTGGCGATATATTATTACGAAGGTGAGCTGAAGTCGCAGTTGGGCGTGTCGGAGGTGGAGAACTTTTTGCGGACGCTGCGCGATCAGACGGCGGTGGAGCGATTGAAGGAACGCGGGCTGCCGGCATCGCTGGTGAAGCCGTTCGATTTCAAGCGCGAGAACGTGGCGCCGCCGGAGAAAGTGGGTGGCAACATGTTTGGCGGCATCGTGCCGTATCTCATCATCATCCTGTGTTTCACGGGGGCGATGTATCCGGCGATCGATCTCACCGCGGGCGAGAAGGAGCGCGGCACGATGGAAACGCTGCTGTGCAGTCCGGTGGCGCGGGTGGAGATTGTGCTGGGCAAATTCCTCATGGTGCTGACGGGCTCCATTTCGGCGATGGTCTTCATGCTGCTTTCGCTGGGGACGACGGCGATGATGGCGGGCACGTTATTCGCTGGCGCCGGTGCGAAGGCGGCGGCGGGGGCGGTGAAGTCGAACGCGGTGATTCCGATGATCGATCCGCTGGGGCTGGTGGGCGTGCTGGCGATGGTGCTGCCGGTCGCGGTGTTGTTTTCCGCGGTGATCTTCACCGTCGCGCTGTTCGCGAAGAGTTACAAAGAAGCGCAAAGCTATGTGGCGCCGATGATGATCGTGGTGATCATGCCGGCGGTGATCGGGATGCTGCCGGGCATCGATCTCAATGCGCAACTCGCGCTGGTGCCGCTGTTGAATCTTTCGCTGGTGTGCAAAGAGATGCTGTCCGGGATCTGGCACTGGCACTACATCGCGCTGATCTTCGGATCGTCCTGTGTCTATGCAGGAGTCGCGCTGGCGGTGGCGGTGCGGATGTTCAATCGCGAGAGCGTGATTTTCCGGAGTTGA
- a CDS encoding ATP-binding cassette domain-containing protein, which translates to MINARNLSKVFHDKKRGAIRAVDDVSFTCEPGRIYGLLGANGAGKTTTLRLLATLLRPTAGTATVAGFDVLAEPAKVRAHVGFLGASTALYARLTAREMIAYFGRLNGLSDAAVRARTQLLADQLGMHEFLDRRCDKFSTGMKQKTSIARTLVHDPAVMIFDEPTLGLDVMTARAIVKFVRECRDRGKTVIYSTHVMSEVEKLCDKVGIIHDGKLCAEGTPAELRTRYGEQDLEEVFVKAVGTEEAA; encoded by the coding sequence ATGATCAACGCCCGCAATCTTTCGAAGGTGTTCCACGACAAAAAGCGCGGGGCGATCCGGGCGGTGGATGACGTGAGTTTCACGTGCGAGCCCGGCCGCATTTATGGCCTCCTCGGGGCGAACGGCGCGGGCAAAACGACCACGCTGCGCCTGCTCGCCACGCTTCTGCGGCCGACCGCGGGCACGGCGACGGTGGCGGGTTTCGATGTCCTGGCGGAGCCGGCGAAGGTGCGGGCGCACGTGGGTTTTTTGGGCGCGAGCACGGCATTATATGCGCGGCTGACGGCGCGCGAGATGATCGCGTATTTCGGGCGGCTGAACGGCTTGTCGGACGCGGCGGTGCGAGCGCGCACGCAGCTTCTGGCGGACCAGCTCGGCATGCATGAATTTCTCGATCGCCGGTGTGATAAGTTTTCCACGGGCATGAAGCAGAAGACGTCAATCGCCCGCACGCTGGTGCACGATCCGGCGGTGATGATTTTCGATGAGCCGACGCTCGGGCTGGACGTAATGACGGCGCGCGCGATCGTGAAATTTGTGCGGGAGTGCCGGGATCGCGGGAAGACGGTGATCTATTCCACGCACGTGATGAGCGAGGTGGAGAAGCTCTGCGACAAGGTCGGGATCATCCACGACGGCAAACTTTGCGCGGAGGGGACGCCGGCGGAGTTGCGCACGCGATACGGCGAGCAGGATTTGGAGGAAGTATTCGTCAAAGCCGTGGGCACGGAGGAGGCAGCATGA
- a CDS encoding LytR/AlgR family response regulator transcription factor — protein MKALIIDDERLARNELKRLVSVFADVDVVGEAANSKQAREQLAALQPELLFLDVQMPGETGMDLLASLEPPVPHVIFTTAYDEFAVKAFELNALDYLLKPVDPARLATAIERLRQKVAGSADGATSAPESAARDRLAADDKVFVREGDRCWFVEVKSIRLLESEGNYTRVHFDGAQPQLFRSLNAMEERLDPKYFFRANRRQIINLAWIDKIEPWFSGGLLVHLKGGSQIELSRRQAQEFREKMSL, from the coding sequence ATGAAAGCCCTGATCATCGATGACGAGCGCCTCGCGCGCAACGAACTGAAGCGGTTGGTGAGCGTGTTTGCCGACGTGGACGTGGTGGGAGAAGCGGCGAACAGCAAGCAGGCGCGGGAACAGCTCGCGGCGTTGCAGCCGGAACTGCTTTTTCTCGACGTGCAGATGCCGGGCGAGACAGGCATGGACTTGCTCGCCTCGCTCGAGCCGCCGGTGCCGCACGTGATTTTCACGACCGCCTACGATGAGTTTGCCGTCAAGGCCTTTGAGCTCAACGCGCTCGACTACCTCTTGAAACCGGTGGATCCGGCGCGCCTGGCGACGGCGATCGAGCGGCTGCGGCAAAAGGTGGCGGGGAGTGCGGACGGCGCGACATCTGCGCCGGAGAGCGCGGCGCGCGACCGCCTCGCGGCCGACGACAAAGTGTTCGTGCGCGAGGGCGATCGTTGCTGGTTCGTCGAGGTGAAATCGATCCGCTTGCTGGAGAGTGAGGGCAATTACACCCGGGTGCATTTCGACGGCGCGCAGCCGCAGCTTTTCCGCTCGCTCAACGCGATGGAGGAGCGGCTGGACCCGAAATATTTTTTCCGCGCCAACCGGCGGCAGATCATCAACCTCGCGTGGATCGACAAGATCGAGCCGTGGTTCAGCGGCGGTTTGCTGGTGCATCTGAAGGGCGGCTCGCAGATCGAGCTCAGCCGCCGGCAGGCGCAGGAATTTCGCGAGAAAATGAGTCTGTGA